TCGTGCTTGTCCTGCTCGTCGATGCGCCCCACGTAGCGTACGCCCTCTCCGGACAGGTCCATGTGGGCCTCGCCCGCGAGGACCAGGTCTGGCGCGTCCGCGAACCGCTGCCTCAGCGCGCGGTGGTGCGAGAGCAGCTCGGGGATGCCCTTTCCCGGCTCCAGACGGCCGACGTAGAGCAGGTAGGGACGGTGGACGCCGTGCTTCTGGCGGAAGCGCCGGGGCGTCGCGGAGGGCCGGTCCACTCCCACGCCTACCACTCGGGCGCGAGCGTGGTTCGGGTAGTAGCGCTCGATGAGGGAGACCTCTTCGGGGGTGTTGCACATGAGCGCGCGGGGACGCTCGAAGACGTCCGCGTACACGCCGAAGCGGATGGGGGGCTCGTCATGCGCGGTGGGGACGAGCAGCGCCCGGTTGGCCACCATGGGCAGACCCCACACGGTGGGCGCGTAGAGGTAGGTGAAGAAGATGAAGCCGTCGTAGGCGTCGCGGGACGTCTCGAGGTGCGTGAGCAGGCCGGGGGACAGCGGGCCCTGCTCGGCGACCCAGTGCTCCTCGCGCAGCCGCTCGAGACGGCGGTTGAACACCGTGTTCGACAGGGCGTTGAAGGGGCGGATGTTGCGCGTGCGCCTCACCGGGAAGCGCAGCACGGGCAGCCCGTCCTCCCGATCCGGACCTGGAGGGAAGACGTTCTCCCAGGACAGGTGGTTCTTGGCGCAGGTGGTGAGCACGGTGAGCTCGAAGTGCGGCGAGAGGTGCTCGGCGAGCTGCTGCGCGTGGCGCTCGGCACCGCCTGTCACCTGTCCGTAGCGCTGCACCACGATGGCCACGCGTGGGCGCTTGGGCTTGCGCGTGGTCCGGCGCGGTTTGGGAGCGGACGAGGCTGTCTCTCCGAGCGCGGTGGCCAGGGCGCGCTGGGCGTTCTCCGCGGAGAAGTGGGCGAGGCGCCGGGTCTGCCCCTTGAGGATCCGGGCGCGCAGCTTCGCGTTCTCGCTCGCCTCGATGACCAGCTCGGCGAGGAAGGAGAAGTGCTTCTGATTGAAGGCGATGCCCGCGCCTCCGAGCGTCTCCGGGACGGCGGCGGCTCCGAAGGCGAGCACGGGCACCTCGGCGGCCATGGCCTCGATGAGTGGGACGCCGAAGCCCTCGTGCTCGCTCATGGAGACGAAGACGTGGGCGGAGCGATAGGCCGCCACCAGCTCGGCGTGGTTGAGCCGTCCCAGGAAGTGCACTCCCGGCAGGCCCTTGGCGGTGCGCTGCAGGGACTTGAAGTAGCGGCTCCCGGCGTCGTAGCCGCCCACCAGCAGCAGTCGGGCCTCCGGGCGGATCCGCACGAGCTCCGCGTGGAGGGCGAGGAGGTCCTCGAAGCGCTTGTGTGCAGCCACCCGGCTCACGCTCAGCACCGTGGGAGCGCCGCCTTCGAGGCGCTTGCTCAGGGCGGGGTCGGCGTAGGTCTGGGCGAAGCGCTCCGGCTCGATGAAGAGAGGGACGGTGTGGACGTTGCGGTAGCCGGCGGCGCGCAGCTCGGCCGAGTTGAAGTCCGAGACGCCGATGGCCAATTCGACGAAGGGCGCCATGGCGGCGAGCTGGGCCCGGCCAGAGGTGAGCGCCTCGGCCAGCGGCGTGCCCGTGTAGAAGCGCGCGGGGCTGATGTTGTGGAAGACGAGCCCCCGGCGGCAGGGCAGGTGCATCAGGTGGCTGCTCAGGGCCGAGGCGATGCCGTGGTGGTAGAGGACCAGGTCCTCCGGGGCCGGCCGCAGCGCGGAGACGGGGTGGGCCAGGGACTCGAGGCCGGAGCCGACCTCGCCGGCGAAGAGCTCGCCGAAGTGGCCCATGCGGCGCAGGAGCAGCTGCAGATGCAGCGCGGCCTGTCCGGAGGCATCACCCGCCACGAAGCTGGGAATCAACTGATGGACCGCCATGGGGCGCTCTGCCTATCACACGCTCGTGGTATGAGGCGCCCCGTGTCCATTGGCCCCATCGCTTTCGACGCGACCCTCTGGGACGAGCCAACGACGGGTATCGGCCTGTACACCCGCTGTCTGGCCTCGGCCCTGGAAGGGGAGGGTGTCTCGCTGGAGCGCTTCGGCGCACGCGTCTCGGGAGAGCACCCACGAGGGCGGATGGGTCGCACGGGCTACGCGCTGGCCCGCCTGCCCGGGGACTTGAGGGGCTCTCGGGCGCGGCTCTTCCACGCGCTGGGGAACTTCAACCTGCCGCTCACTCGCACGCCCGGCAAGGCGTACGTCCTCACCGTGCATGATCTCATCCCGCTGACCATGCGGAAGACCGTGTCCACGGCGTTCCGGTGGCAGTTCCGCCTGTGGCTGGCGCGCAGCCTGATGCTCGCGGATCGGGTGATCTGCGTGAGCGCGCACACGCGGGACGAGTTGCTGGCCCGCTTCCCCGAGGCCGCCGGGCGCACCGAGGTGGTGCACAACGGGGTGGACCACGTGGATGCCGAGCACCTTGACCTCACGGGCGAGGCCTTCGTGCGAGCCCTGGCGCTGCCCAGGGACTTCGTGCTGTACGCGGGCTCGCTGGATGTCCGCAAGAACGTGGGGCTCGTGCTGGATGCGCTGGAGCGCCTGCGCGCCCGAGGCCGCTCGGCATCGCTCGTGCTGGCGGGACAGAGCTGGTTCGGATCCGGCGCGGTGGAGATGCGTGTGGGACGCATGCGCGCCGAGGGCTTCGACATCCGCCCGCTGGGCTACCAGTCCGCGCCCGTCTTCTACGAGCTGATGCGGCGCGCGGCCCTCTTCGTCTTCCCGTCCCGAGGGGAGGGCTTCGGCCTGCCGCCCCTGGAGGCCATGCGGCTGGGAACCGCCACCATCGTCTCCAACGCGGGCTCCCTGCCGGAGGTGTGCGGAGCCGCGGCCCCCGCGGTGGATCCGGACGATGCCGAGGGACTGGCGGAGGTGGTGGACCGGCTGCTGCGCTCACCGGAGGAGCGGCGGAGCTGGGCGGAGAAGGGCCGGCGCCAGGCCGCGGCCTTCACCTGGAAGCGCGCCGCGGAGCAGACGCTGGCGGTCTACGAGACCGCCCTCGGGAAGGCGTGAGGCGCGCCCCTCAGGCCGTGCCCAGCTCGAGCACCTCGCGCAGCGCTTGCGTCAGGGTGTGCTTCGGCTCCCAGCCCAGGGCACGCAGCTTGTCCGGTGAGCCGACGAGGCTCGGGATGTCCGCGGGCCGCAGCCGCGCCGGATCCTGCTCGATGCGCGCCGGCACTCCCGAGAGCGCCAGCATCTCCTCCAGCACGGAGCGGATCGTCCGGCCCGTGCCGCTGCAGACGTTGTACGTCTGCCCCGCCACCCCCGCCGTCAGCAGCAGCCGGTAGGCCGCTACCACGTCCCGGACATGGGAGAAGTCCCGGATCGCCTCCAGGTTGCCCGTGCGCAGCACCGGCTCCACCTTCCACTTGCCGATGGCTCGCAGCTGCGCGGCGAAGGAGGGCACCACGAAGGTGGCATCCTGTCCCGCTCCCAGGTGGCTGAAGGCCCGCGCCACCACCACCGCCAGCCCGTAGTTCCGGTGGAACTGGAGCCCCGCGAGCTCCGCCGCCATCTTCGACGTGGCGTAGGGGTTGCGCGGCAGGAGCGCCGCATCCTCGGTGGCGCGGCTGCCCTCGGGCACCGGGCCGTACACCTCTCCCGCGCTGATCAGCAGCACCCGGGTCTCGGGGGTGCTCTCGCGCACCGCCGTCAGCAGGTTCACCGTCCCCAGTGCGTTGACGGCGAAGACGCGCGCCGGGTTGCCGTGGCTGCGCGCCACCGAGGAGAAGCCCGCCAGGTGGATGATCCCCTGCGGCTGGGCCTTCTCCACCGCCGTGCGCACCGCCGCCTCGTCCGCGATGTCGAAGTTCAGCGCGTTGCTGTTGGCGCCCTCGGCTCGAGGCCCGTGCGCCTCCACCACCTCGTCGCCCGCCGCGCGCAGCAGCGCGCACAGGTGGCGCCCCGCGAACCCATCCGCCCCCGTGACGAGGATCCGCATCTAGTTCCCACCCGTGGCGAGGTGGAGGGTTTCCTGTCCCATGGTGTCCAAGATGATCGAGCGAGGGGTGTGCATTCCGAGTGTTCCCTGGACGAAAGCCGCGCGGTTGTACCCGAGGCTCTGCCTTGCGCCAACCCTCGGGCCCCAAGACTTCTTGCGCCCCCCAGCTCGCATGGCTAGGTAGGTACGACCCCGGAGGCCGTCATGCGGATTGCTACCCCCGTCGTCATGCTCCTCGTCCTGGCCGGGCTCCCCGTCTGGGCCCAGCCGGCCAGCGTCCAGCCTCTGGCCGAGACCCAGCCGGTGGTTCGAGCGGGCAACGCCCCCCAGGATGTCGCCATCTGGCCCAGCACCAGCGACGGGGGGACGGGGCTCTTCCTCGTGGCGGACTCCGCCGTCGGCCTCATCACCTTCCGGCTGGACGGCAGCGAGTGGCAGGCGCTCCTGTCGGACGGCGTGGCGTCCGGCGTGGACGTCAAGGAAGGCTTCGCCCTGCCCGGGGGGAACGTGCCTCTCGTGGTGGCGGCCAATGGGACGTTCCAGGCGCTCCTCGCGTACATCGTGGATCCGGTCACGCTGCAGCTCCGCCGGGTGGACACGGGGACGGTGAGCATGGCCGGCTTCGCCCCGAGCACCGTGGCGCTCTACCGCAGCCCCACGTCCGGCACCCTCTATGCCTTCACGGCCAATGCCGCGGGCACCATGCAGCAGTTCGAGCTGCGCGCCAACATGGATGGCGGCGTGGAGGGCTTCCCGGTGCGCAACTTCGCGGTGGGCGGAGCCGTCGCGGGCGCGGTGGCGGATGATGAGCAGGGCTTCCTCTTCGTTGCCCAGCAGAACACCGGCATCTGGCGCTACAACGCCGAGCCGGATGCGGGCACCTCGCGCATCAGCGTCGCCCCGGCCTTTGAGCCGCTCACGGCGCCGCTGGGCGGGCTCTCGCTCTACTCGCTCCCCGGCAGACAGGGCTACCTGCTCGCCGCGAGCGCCGGGGGGGATCAGGTCGTCGTCTTCAATCGTCAGGATCCTCACGACTCGGTGGGCACCTTCGTCGTCGTCCAGGATGGAGGCATCGACGCCGTGAATGGCCCGACCACCGTGGAGAGCACGTCCCGTCCGCTCGGGCCGGCCTTCCCCGCCGGGTTCGTGGCCGTCCACGACGCGGTCAACGCCCCCATGCAGAACGACAAGTTCATCTCCTGGACTGCCCTGTCCAGGGCCTTCTCGCCGCCGCTCCAGCTCCCCGCGGATGGAGGCACCACCGACGGTGGAGTCTCCGACGGAGGCACGGATGGCGGCGGTGTCACGGATGGCGGCACGGATGGCGGTGGGGGAGTGACCGGAGGCAATGGGCCCGGCGGCGGGCAGACGTACCCCCCCGACGACAGCGGGTGTGGCTGCGCCACGGCCTCGGTGCCGGGCACCCTCCTCTTCCTGGTGCTGGCCTCCGCGCTGCGCAGCCGTCGGCGGCGGAGCTGATGCCGGTTGCCAGCGGGCGGGCTCCGCGCTGAAGTGCCCGCCCTCATGTCTCGACTCCGCCTCTCCCTCGTCCTGGTGGCCCTCGTGGCCGCCGCGTGCCGCAGCGCCCCTCAGCCCGCGGAACCCTCGACGGCCGCTCGCTCGCAGCCCGTGGCGGCTGCTCCCGCCGAGCCCATCCGGCTCACCATCGTGGGCACCAATGATCTGCACGGCTGGATCGCTCCCCTGCGCACCGCGCACAAGAGCGGCGTGGAGCTCGAGGAGGGCGGCGTGGCCACCCTCGCCAGCTATGTCGCCCGGCTGCGCGCGGACAACCCGGATGGCGTGCTGCTGCTCGATGGAGGAGACCTCTTCCAGGGAACGCTCGCGTCCAACCTCACCGAGGGCGCCGTCGTCGTCGACGTGTACAACCGCCTCGGCGTGACGGCCGCGGCCCTCGGCAACCACGAGTTCGACTACGGCCCCGTGGGCCCGGCCCCCGTGCCCGTGAAGCCTGGAGATGATCCGCTGGGCGCGCTCAAGGCCCGCATCCAGCAGGCCCGCTTCCCCATCCTGTCCGCCAACATCCGCGAGGCGGACGGCGGCCAGCGCCCCGCGTGGCTCGGCAATGACGGCACGCTGCTCGTCACCCTCCGGGGCGTGAAGGTGGGCATCGTGGGGCTGTCCACGCCCTCCACCCCGACGACCACCAACCCCACCAACGTCGTCTCCCTGCGCTTCGAGCCCCTGGCTCCCGCCACCGTGGAGGCCTCGAAGCGGCTGCGCGAGCAGGGCGCGGAGGTGGTCATCGGCGTCATGCACGCGGGCGGCAAGTGCCCGAAGCTGGAGGATCCGAGGGATCTCTCCAGCTGTGAGCTGAAGAATGGGGAGATCTACGATGCCCTCGGCGAGCTGCCCCCGGGCACCCTGGATGCGGTGATCGCCGGGCACACCCACCAGGTCATGGGGCACTTCCTCCACGAGGTGCCCGTCATCGAGACGTACGGGCTGGGGCGCTCGTTCGGCTACATCGAGCTCTTCGTGGACCCGACGAGCCGCCAGGTGCTGCCGACTCGCACTCGCATCCACGCCGGTATTGCCCTCTGCGCCCAGGTGGACGCGACGAGCGGCACGTGCGATGCGCGCAAGCTGAAGGACCAGCCGGAGGTGCGGCTCGTGCCCGCGACCTTCCTCGGCGGCCCCGTGGTTCCGGACACCGACATCCAGACGCTCATCGCCCCGGCGCTCAAGCGCGTGGAGGAGGAGCAGCACCGCGAGCTCGGCGTCACCATCCCCGTGGTGCTCAAGCGCGACTACCAGGGCGAGAGCGTGCTCGGGAACTTCCTCTCGGACTCGCTGCGGGAGGCGGCTCGCGCGGACGTGGCCCTGATGAACCCGGGAGGCCTGCGCGCGGACATCGACGCGGGCCCTCTCACCTTTGGCGATATCTACGAGGTGCTCCCCTTCGACAACACCGTGGCCCTCGTGACGATGTCGGGGGATGAGCTGAAGCGGCTGCTCCAGATCGCCTATGGCATGAAGAAGGGGGGCGTCTTCCAGGTCTCTGGGCTCAAGGTGTCCCTCGCCCGCTGCCCTGGGCCGGAGCGCTTCCAGAGCGCCACGCTCGCCAACGGTCGGGCCCTGGAGCCCGCGAAGCTCTACCGGGTCGCCATGCCCGACTTCCTGGCTCGCGGCGGGGATGGGCTGGCGCCGGGCCTCGACAAACTCCCCCCCGGACGGGTGGATCTCGGGCTGACCCGCCCGGGGAGCCTCCGGGATGAGCTGATCGCGTACTGGCAGAGCCGCAAGACGCCGCTCACCGCTCCCTCCCTGGGACGTATCACCTACCTGGGCGGCACCGCCGAGTGCCCTCCGGCTCCGGCCCACAGAGGGCCGTACTCCCTGTGAGGTAGGGCCTGCGGAGGCGTGGGGGGAGGGGTTACACCCGCAAGTCGGCGAGATTTCAGTGGAATCGAGCCCGGGGCCGATTTTTCGGCCTGGGAGCAGTTTTCAAAACCCGATTTCCTCCTTACTCTAGGGCATGCCGTGCTCGGTCGGAGGGTTCTGTCTGAGCCTGGGAGACCAGGGCACGTGGCGGTAGTTCGGGAGGGATGGACATGCTTTACAAGGTGACCCCGATGATGGCGCCTCCGGCGCCTGAGAAGGCCAAGCCGCGCGAGCAGGGTCAGCCGCGCAAGAAGCGCAAGTCGGCGGTCTATGACGCGGATGGGCACGAGGTGCTCATCTCGCTGATGTGCCTGAAGTGCCGCACGCTCAAGCCGCTGGCGCAGTTCGGTCTGCGCAAGATGGCGGATGGAGCCATCCGGAACCAGCCCTGGTGCCGGACGTGCCGCTCGGGCGCCGGGACGAAGAAGCCCAAGGGCAAGGCCGCCGAGGCCTCGGTCGAGGTGGCCTCCGAGGCCATCGAGGCGCCGGCCTCCGCCGCCGAGGAGTCCACGGCCGCGCTGCAGGTCATGGCCGCCGAGGCCGAGCTGCCGGAGTCCGCGATCGCCGCGGTCGCCCTCGCGGATGATCCGGGCGACGAGGCGGGGGCCGAGGAAGAGCCCAAGGCCGCGTCCGCTCCCGCTCCCGCTCAGGGCTGAGCGCCCACGAGCCAGGATTTCCTCTGAGGTGAGAGTTGGCTCTCACCTGCCGGGAGGGATCCGCCCGAGGGGGAAGCCCCAGCGGAGGCGCTCCGCCGGGGTGTTCACATCGACAGCCGGAGGCCCGCGGGCAGCGTGTCGCCGAGAGCGCGCGCCTCGTCGGCCGCCTCCAGCGCGAGCACCTCGTTCACCATGCGCACCCAGGTCTCCGCGGCCTTCGCCGCGACGAGCGCCTGGGCCGTGCGGGCCCTGAGGGCCGGATCGATGTCGCGCGTGCGGTCGCCGGTGAGCCGCGCGAGCTGCGCCGCCGCGAAGGGGGCTCCGTCGATGCGGCGCAGATCCATCTCCAGCAGCAGCGTGAGCCACGCCTCGGCGGTGTCCACGTCCACCACCTTGTGGCTGCTCCCATAGAGGGGCACTCGCGCGCCCAGTCGCCCGAGCGACCACGCCCAGGGGCCGCCGGACTTCGCCTCGGCGCGGAGGCGGGAGGCTACCCAGCCGCCCAGCTTCGCCTTCTCGGCGGCGGGCAGGTGCTCCAGCGAAGCAGCCGCGCGCACCATCTCATCCAGGCCCTCGGGCTGGATGCCCTTGAGCTTGCCGGCGGGCGGCGCGTCCGGAGGCACCCGGCGGGCCAGGTGAGGCTCCAGGTAGGCCCAGAGCTTGGACTGCTGCGCCTCGGTGAGACCGCCGGAGATGCGGCGCCACATGACCCAGAACTCGATCCACACGGCCTTGTCCGTGTGGAACTGCACGAGCTGTTCGAACAGGCCGAACGTCTGCTCCGCGCGCCAGTGATCCAGCGGATAGCCGAAGCCGGGGCGCAGGGTGTAGCCGGCCAGGCTGTAGAAGACGCGCTCGTGGTCCGCCGAGCGGCGGCGCTTGCTGGCCCCGGCGAACAGGGAGCTCCACAGCTCGCGCAGCACGGGCACGCGCCATGTCTCGCGCGGGCCGAGCACCTTCTCCAGCGTCTTGGACAGCTGCTTCACGTCCTTGGGGCCGATGGGCAGCGGCTTGTTGCCGTAGACGCGCTCGACGTTCTCCTTCGCCTCGGCGAAGCGCGCGGGCATGGACTCGGTGACGGTGATGTCCTGGCCCGAGCCGGAGCCCCGGAGCTCGAACTCGAGGCGCCAGCGCTCGTCGGCGACGTTGGAGACGCAGAACAGCTCCAGGGTGCCGATCTCCGTGAGCGCGGCCCGCAGGTGCACGGGCACCTCCGCCGTCTTCCCCGAGGCCCCCTTGAGGAGCGTGTGGATGGGCGGCAGGGGCTTGAGGTCCTCGGCCAGGGGGATGATGTCGCCCGGCTTGTCGATGCGGTCGCTCGTCGTCGAGTACAGGGTGAACTGCACCGGGCGCCCGAGCGTGAGGGTGAAGGGGCGCTCTCCGAGGTCCACCGCCTGTCCCTCCTCGAAGCCGCGAGGGATGAGGCAGAGGACGGGCTGGTCTCCGCTGTCCGCGGGGCGCTCCAGGCCCACGTAGTAGGCGCGAGCCGCGCCGCCGCCGATGCGCAGGCCGTGGCCGCGCCGGACGAGGCCGTAGTACGCCGCCCCGCGAGCCACCGCCTTCTCCAGCGAGTCATGGCGGAGCAGGGGAATTCGGGGCGCGCCCGGCCACCACGCGGAGATGGCGTCCACCAGCCGCTCGGAGATGCGGGGCGAGTTGAAGACGCCACCATTGAGGAGGATGGCGTCGGGGCGGGGCAGGGCGCCCTCGGAGGGAGGTGCCTCGCCCAGGGCCGCGAAGCCGCCCGCCGCGTGCTGTCCGAGGAAGGCGGCCAGGTGGCGGGTGACCGCCGCGTCCTGGGCGTACGGCAGTCCCAGCTCCTGCAGGGCCATGCGCGCCGCGCGCCGGGGCCTGTCCGTCGGGCCCGAGGTGGGGAAGAAGCCGTCCAGCACGAGCCCCTCCGCCTCCGCCCGTGTCAGCTCCGTGGAGAGCGCCCCACCCAGCAGCCGGCTGCCCTCGGCCACCAGGGAGATGCCGTAGCGCTCCGGCGGGTTGGGGCCGAGCAGAGCCTCCTTCGCGGTTCGCGCGGCCTGGATGGCCTGGGTCCACTGGGTAGCGGACAGGCGCCGGCCATCGGAGAAGAGCTTCTCCTCCACCTTGCGGGCGAGGGCGGCGTCCATGTTGTCGCCGCCGAGCATGAGGTGCTCGCCCACCGCGAGCCGCCGGAGCATGGGGCCTTCCGGCGAGACGCCCGCGTGGACGAGGGTGAAGTCCGTGGTGCCGCCGCCCACGTCCACCACGAGCACCAGACGCACGTTGGCCAGCACCTTGGCCAGGTCCGTGCGGTGGCGCGCGGTGTAGTCGTAGAAGGCCGCCTGCGGCTCCTCGACGAGAGTGAACTTCTCCAGGCCCGCCTTGCGCGCCGCGCTGACGGTGAGAGCGCGCGCCGCCTCGTCGAAGGAGGCGGGGACGGTGATGACCACTTCCTGCTGGGCGAGCGGGGCCTCCGGGTGGGCGAAGTCCCACGCCCGAGCCATGTGCGAGAGCAGCAGGGCGCTGGCCTCCACCGGCGAGAGCTTGGCCACGTCCGCGGGAGCGCCCCACGGCAGGATGGGGGCGGAGCGATCCACGCCCGGGTGGCACAGCCAGCTCTTCGCGGAGGCGACGAGCCGGCCGGGCACGCGCGCTCCCTGCCACCGGGCGAACTCGCCGACGACGTTGGGGCCGGCCTCGCCCCAGGGGAGCTTGAGCGACTCGCCCGCCAGCTCATGGCCTGCGGGGACATAGATGCACGAGGGCAGCAGCGAGCGTGGAGCCACCTCGCCCTGCCGCACGAGCTGGGGAAGGGGAAAGTCCTCGATGGGGGCGCTCGGCCCGCGAGCGGGGTCAATCGACGCGACCGCGCAGTGGGTGGTGCCCAGATCGATTCCGATGATGCGCATAGGCCTCCCGTGCCGCGGTGCTTCTTACTCCTTCATGCGCACGTTGAGCTCCAGCTTCCAGCGGCCCGCGCCGTTCTTCTCCAGGCACCGCAGCTCCAGGGTGCCCACCTCGGTGACCGCCGCCTGCAGGTTCACAGGCGTCAGGTCTCCAAACGGCTGGGGCTGGCCCGGCAGCGTCGTCTCGATGGGCGCCAGCTCCTCCAGATCCTCCCGGCCGGCCACGTCATCGATCATTCCGCCCACCTTGTCGTCGCGGCGGACGGACGAGGCGAAGAAGCGGAACTGCGTGGGCTCGCCTGTCACGAGGCCGAACTCCTGCGGCGGGACGTCAGCCTGGGTGCCTTCCTCCATGCCGAAGGGCGCCACGCACAGCGCCTTCACCGGAGGCTCCATGCCCGGCACCGCGGGCATCGCCGTCTCCACGCCCACGTAGTACGCGCGGGCCGTGCCGCCGCGGATGCGCAGGCCGTGCCCCTGGCGCACCCAGCCGTAGTACGCCGCGCCGCGAGCCACCGAGAGGTCCAGGTCCGCCCCCTCCAGCTCCTTGGCCGGAGCCCCACCATCCGCCGTCAGCCAGCTGTTGAGCACCTCCATGACGCGGGCCTTGAGCGGGCCGGCCTTGAAGACGCCTCCGTTGAAGAGGACGGCGGTGGGGTGGAGGAAGGACTTGCCGCCCACATCCACCGGCGCGTCCGGAGAGGACGCCAGCGCCTGGGCCTGCCGCGTGAGGAAGGCCGCCAGGTGCCGCGTCACCCCGGGATCCTGCGCGTACGGCAGCGCCATCTGCGCCAGACCCGTGCGGCGAGCCGTACGCGGTAGCTCCGTCACCGGCGATGTGGGGAAGAAGCCATCGGTGAGCAGCTGGTCCAGGTCCGCCCGAGGCAGCTCCGTGCGCAGCGTGCCCCCAATCAAGGACGAGCCCCGACCCGGAATGGCGATAGGCACGCGCTCCAGCTTCGGATCCGCGTACAGAGTCTCCTTCGCCTGCCGGCAGCCATAGGTGAGGGCGTTGAACTGCCACGCATCCAGCTTCCGGCCCTCGGCCGCCATCCGCTGGTTCAGCGTGTGCGCCAGCGCCAGGTCCATGTTGTCGCCGCCCAGCAGGATGTGGTCGCCCACGGCCACGCGGACCAGCTCCACCTCACCCTCGCGCTCGCGCACGGTGATGACGGAGAAGTCCGAGGTGCCGCCGCCTACGTCCACCACCAGAATCACCTCGCCGGGCTTCACCCGCTTGCGGAAAGCCTCGCCCTGGGCCTCCAGCCACGCGTAGAGCGCGGCCTGCGGCTCCTCCAGCAGGGTGATGTTCGGGATGCCGGCGGCCTGGGCGGCCTCCAGCGTCAGCTCGCGCGCCGCCGCGTCGAACGAGGCGGGGACGGTGATGATGACGTCCTGCTGGGCCAGCGCGTTGCCGGCCTCCTCGCGCGTGCGGGCAAACGTGTAGTCCCACGCCTCGCGCATGTGGCGCAGGTAGCGCGCCGAGGCCTCCAGCGGTGACACCCGCTGCACCTCCGGCGGCGCCTGCCACGGCAGCATCGCCGAGCGCCGGTCCACCCCCGGGTGGCTCAGCCAGCTCTTCGCCGAGGACACCAGCCGTGTGGGCACCTTGGCCCCATGGGCCCGGGCGAACTCGCCCACCACCGTGGTGGCCTCCGGCTTCCACGGCAGCCCCATGCTGCCGGCGGGGAACTCCTGCTCCCCGGCCAGATAGAGGAAGGAGGGCAGCAGCGTGCGCGCCTCCACCGTGCCCGGAGCCGTCAGCTGTGGCATGGGCAGCATGGACTGCGTGGAGCCTCGGGGCTTGCCCTCCTCGAGGTTGAAGTACGACACCGCGCAGTGCGTGGTGCCCAGATCGATGCCGATCGCGTAGCGGGCCATGGACGGCGTCAGCTCCTTGCCGAGGCTCAGGCGAGCTCGACTTCAGCGGGGGCCAGCACCCGGGGGTCCATCGCCGGGCTGACCGTTGGGAACTTCACCTCCGTCGTCACCCACCCGTGGTGCTTGAGCGAGCCGGTGTACGGAGGCTGGCCCGCCACGTTGCCAGTCAGACGGATGCGCTGCGCATCGAAGCCGGCGGGCACCGGAACGCTCGCCCCCTCGGACTCCTGAAGGATGGGCTTGAGCGCCAGGTACTGCTGGACCACCTTGCGGCAGCCCTCGTGGACGATGCGCGCGGCGGCGCCCACGTCCGCGTCCGGGAACCCGGCCACGTTCTCCTGGAGGAAGTCGATGAGCCGTCCTTCCCTCTGGAGCATGGACAGCAGCACCAGCGCCGAGGCGTGCTCGCGCTCGGGGGGCAGGG
This DNA window, taken from Hyalangium gracile, encodes the following:
- a CDS encoding bifunctional metallophosphatase/5'-nucleotidase, with translation MSRLRLSLVLVALVAAACRSAPQPAEPSTAARSQPVAAAPAEPIRLTIVGTNDLHGWIAPLRTAHKSGVELEEGGVATLASYVARLRADNPDGVLLLDGGDLFQGTLASNLTEGAVVVDVYNRLGVTAAALGNHEFDYGPVGPAPVPVKPGDDPLGALKARIQQARFPILSANIREADGGQRPAWLGNDGTLLVTLRGVKVGIVGLSTPSTPTTTNPTNVVSLRFEPLAPATVEASKRLREQGAEVVIGVMHAGGKCPKLEDPRDLSSCELKNGEIYDALGELPPGTLDAVIAGHTHQVMGHFLHEVPVIETYGLGRSFGYIELFVDPTSRQVLPTRTRIHAGIALCAQVDATSGTCDARKLKDQPEVRLVPATFLGGPVVPDTDIQTLIAPALKRVEEEQHRELGVTIPVVLKRDYQGESVLGNFLSDSLREAARADVALMNPGGLRADIDAGPLTFGDIYEVLPFDNTVALVTMSGDELKRLLQIAYGMKKGGVFQVSGLKVSLARCPGPERFQSATLANGRALEPAKLYRVAMPDFLARGGDGLAPGLDKLPPGRVDLGLTRPGSLRDELIAYWQSRKTPLTAPSLGRITYLGGTAECPPAPAHRGPYSL
- a CDS encoding myxosortase-dependent phytase-like phosphatase; protein product: MRIATPVVMLLVLAGLPVWAQPASVQPLAETQPVVRAGNAPQDVAIWPSTSDGGTGLFLVADSAVGLITFRLDGSEWQALLSDGVASGVDVKEGFALPGGNVPLVVAANGTFQALLAYIVDPVTLQLRRVDTGTVSMAGFAPSTVALYRSPTSGTLYAFTANAAGTMQQFELRANMDGGVEGFPVRNFAVGGAVAGAVADDEQGFLFVAQQNTGIWRYNAEPDAGTSRISVAPAFEPLTAPLGGLSLYSLPGRQGYLLAASAGGDQVVVFNRQDPHDSVGTFVVVQDGGIDAVNGPTTVESTSRPLGPAFPAGFVAVHDAVNAPMQNDKFISWTALSRAFSPPLQLPADGGTTDGGVSDGGTDGGGVTDGGTDGGGGVTGGNGPGGGQTYPPDDSGCGCATASVPGTLLFLVLASALRSRRRRS
- a CDS encoding glycosyltransferase family 4 protein, with product MAVHQLIPSFVAGDASGQAALHLQLLLRRMGHFGELFAGEVGSGLESLAHPVSALRPAPEDLVLYHHGIASALSSHLMHLPCRRGLVFHNISPARFYTGTPLAEALTSGRAQLAAMAPFVELAIGVSDFNSAELRAAGYRNVHTVPLFIEPERFAQTYADPALSKRLEGGAPTVLSVSRVAAHKRFEDLLALHAELVRIRPEARLLLVGGYDAGSRYFKSLQRTAKGLPGVHFLGRLNHAELVAAYRSAHVFVSMSEHEGFGVPLIEAMAAEVPVLAFGAAAVPETLGGAGIAFNQKHFSFLAELVIEASENAKLRARILKGQTRRLAHFSAENAQRALATALGETASSAPKPRRTTRKPKRPRVAIVVQRYGQVTGGAERHAQQLAEHLSPHFELTVLTTCAKNHLSWENVFPPGPDREDGLPVLRFPVRRTRNIRPFNALSNTVFNRRLERLREEHWVAEQGPLSPGLLTHLETSRDAYDGFIFFTYLYAPTVWGLPMVANRALLVPTAHDEPPIRFGVYADVFERPRALMCNTPEEVSLIERYYPNHARARVVGVGVDRPSATPRRFRQKHGVHRPYLLYVGRLEPGKGIPELLSHHRALRQRFADAPDLVLAGEAHMDLSGEGVRYVGRIDEQDKHDALAGALAVVVPSRFESLSLLTLEAFAQSTPVLVNGHSDVLVGQVERSGAGRAYKDLDSFITGLREVGNERGPMGKKGLAYAKRYSWTKVVAAYQQEMDRILEEKRR
- a CDS encoding glycosyltransferase family 4 protein; amino-acid sequence: MSIGPIAFDATLWDEPTTGIGLYTRCLASALEGEGVSLERFGARVSGEHPRGRMGRTGYALARLPGDLRGSRARLFHALGNFNLPLTRTPGKAYVLTVHDLIPLTMRKTVSTAFRWQFRLWLARSLMLADRVICVSAHTRDELLARFPEAAGRTEVVHNGVDHVDAEHLDLTGEAFVRALALPRDFVLYAGSLDVRKNVGLVLDALERLRARGRSASLVLAGQSWFGSGAVEMRVGRMRAEGFDIRPLGYQSAPVFYELMRRAALFVFPSRGEGFGLPPLEAMRLGTATIVSNAGSLPEVCGAAAPAVDPDDAEGLAEVVDRLLRSPEERRSWAEKGRRQAAAFTWKRAAEQTLAVYETALGKA
- a CDS encoding GDP-mannose 4,6-dehydratase translates to MRILVTGADGFAGRHLCALLRAAGDEVVEAHGPRAEGANSNALNFDIADEAAVRTAVEKAQPQGIIHLAGFSSVARSHGNPARVFAVNALGTVNLLTAVRESTPETRVLLISAGEVYGPVPEGSRATEDAALLPRNPYATSKMAAELAGLQFHRNYGLAVVVARAFSHLGAGQDATFVVPSFAAQLRAIGKWKVEPVLRTGNLEAIRDFSHVRDVVAAYRLLLTAGVAGQTYNVCSGTGRTIRSVLEEMLALSGVPARIEQDPARLRPADIPSLVGSPDKLRALGWEPKHTLTQALREVLELGTA